A genomic segment from Pseudoxanthomonas sp. CF385 encodes:
- a CDS encoding gluconokinase, GntK/IdnK-type → MSGRVVVVMGVAGSGKTTLAQALAEAWPATFLDADDFHSPAAKARMAGSYPLTDRMRAPWVRRIALDLQRRVAAGERVVLAFSGLRRRHRDRLRASGVPLRFLFLQGDKALVAARVLARRDHYMPVALVDSQFAALEEPRDEADIFPIRMEDVPAVQLSQALAQIGTFPA, encoded by the coding sequence ATGAGCGGCCGCGTCGTCGTGGTGATGGGCGTGGCGGGGAGTGGCAAGACCACCCTGGCGCAGGCACTGGCCGAGGCCTGGCCGGCGACCTTCCTGGACGCCGATGATTTCCACAGTCCGGCGGCGAAAGCGCGCATGGCCGGGAGCTACCCGCTCACGGACCGCATGCGGGCACCCTGGGTGCGCCGCATCGCGCTGGATCTGCAGCGTCGCGTGGCCGCCGGGGAACGTGTGGTGCTGGCCTTCTCCGGGCTGCGCCGTCGCCATCGCGACCGGCTGCGCGCCAGCGGCGTGCCGCTGCGCTTCCTGTTCCTGCAGGGCGACAAGGCATTGGTGGCCGCTCGCGTCCTCGCACGCCGTGACCACTACATGCCGGTGGCGCTGGTCGACAGCCAGTTCGCCGCACTGGAAGAACCCCGCGATGAAGCCGATATCTTCCCGATCCGGATGGAAGACGTTCCTGCCGTCCAGCTGAGCCAGGCACTGGCGCAGATCGGGACGTTTCCGGCCTGA
- the metF gene encoding methylenetetrahydrofolate reductase [NAD(P)H] — MPAISFEFYPPKTDEQRAQLDRTADKLKAHAPDYVSCTFGAGGSTLSYTSETVRHLNQHHGFDAAPHLSCVGGSREEIRELLRLYRALGCKRIVALRGDLPSGMGHPGDLRYASELIEFIRAEHGDTFHIEVGAYPETHPQAEDAMTDLRHFKAKVDAGADGAITQYFYNPDAYFHFVDASRKLGVEIPIIPGIMPISNFAQLRRFSEACGAEIPRWIGKRMQALGDDADAIRDFGADVVAGLCERLVAGGAPALHFYTLNLAKPTQTVLARLGWAD, encoded by the coding sequence ATGCCCGCCATCAGTTTCGAGTTCTACCCGCCCAAGACCGACGAGCAGCGCGCCCAGCTCGACCGCACCGCGGACAAACTGAAGGCGCATGCGCCCGATTACGTGTCCTGCACGTTCGGCGCCGGCGGCTCCACCCTGAGCTACACCTCCGAAACGGTCCGCCATCTCAACCAGCACCACGGCTTCGACGCCGCGCCGCACCTGTCGTGCGTCGGTGGCAGCCGCGAGGAGATCCGCGAACTGCTGCGCCTGTATCGCGCGCTCGGCTGCAAGCGCATCGTCGCCCTGCGCGGCGACCTGCCCTCGGGCATGGGCCATCCGGGCGACCTGCGCTATGCCTCCGAACTGATCGAGTTCATCCGCGCCGAACACGGCGACACGTTCCACATCGAAGTCGGCGCCTACCCCGAAACGCACCCCCAGGCCGAGGACGCGATGACGGACCTGCGCCACTTCAAGGCCAAGGTCGATGCCGGCGCCGACGGCGCGATCACCCAGTATTTCTACAACCCGGACGCGTATTTCCACTTCGTCGATGCGTCGCGCAAGCTCGGCGTGGAGATCCCGATCATCCCGGGCATCATGCCGATCTCCAATTTCGCGCAGCTGCGTCGTTTCTCCGAAGCCTGCGGCGCCGAGATCCCGCGCTGGATCGGCAAGCGCATGCAGGCGCTCGGCGATGACGCGGACGCGATCCGCGACTTCGGCGCCGACGTGGTGGCCGGCCTCTGCGAACGCCTGGTCGCCGGCGGCGCGCCGGCGCTGCACTTCTACACGCTGAACCTCGCCAAGCCGACCCAGACGGTCCTCGCCCGCCTCGGCTGGGCGGACTGA